In Nocardia sp. NBC_00403, the DNA window TGAATCGTGGCCACCAGTGTCGAGCGGCAATAGCGCGGTGGCGCACGGGATCGGATTTCCTCTGTGCGGTCCATTCGATGACCGCGCCCACCCCATCACCCCTGACCAGGAGATCACGAAACTACCGGCACGCTGTGGCGATCCACGCTGCGATCTTGGTCGAGCCCTGAAAGCTGGTAGCTCCAGTCCGCTTCTCGTCGAGCAGGCACGTGGGGTCCACTGACGCGAAAAGTCGCGCTTAGCGCTGTGTGCCCTGTTCGGGCAGAAACTTCGGCTGGCTCGCCGCAGACGCGGGCCGGTGTTCCTGACCGACCGCAAGGCGAAACCCGGTGTCGCCGTGGACGATATCGACCCGCCGACCCTGCGGGGACGGTTGTCGTATCGACGGGCCCTCGAATTATTCGAGTACCACACCGCCGACTTCGCCCGCGGGCCCTTCACGCTGCATCAACTCCGTCATAGCCGGTTGACGCACGCGGCGGAGGACGGGGCGTCCACGCCGATGCTGATGCGCATGAGCGGCCACGCCTCGGTACTGTCCCTCGGAAAAGTACGCGCGCCCGTCGGCCGAGTCGTTGATTCGGTGGCAGGCTCAGACCGATCCCGCCGCCAGCCACCGCCGTTGAGCTATCGCGCGGTGGCCGGATCCCAAACGAGGTGCCCACGCGGATGCAGCTGCGCCTCCGCCATATTCCGCGGTGGGAGTGGCTCTTTCGTAGTGACAGTTGGTCACGCGGCGGGTTGATGGTCGTCGAGGGGTGGATTCGTTGGTGTTCCCGGGTGAGGGACCTGGACAGACTCGAACCGCTGATCCCGGAGCACATTACGACGACATCGACCGGCATATCGCCGAGGGCTGACGAGATCCCGGCCGCTACCGAGCCAGCTCGATGCCGCCCTGCACCTGCGGCGCATGCATAATTGCTGGGCCGCTGCTCTCCGGCCGTATCAGGAAAGGACTTTTGGTTTGTCGCCCGATCCGATGACCGTGCACCCACTGCCTGCCCATGACCGCGTGGTGTTCCTCAGGCCGCTGATCAGCTCGCCGAAAATCGTTGTGGGGGACTACACCTACTACGACGATCCCGACGGTGCGACCGGTTTCGAGCAGCGCAACGTGCTCTACGCCTACGGGCCGGAACGGCTGATCATCGGCAGGTACTGCGCCATCGCGGCGGGAACCCGGTTCCTGATGGCCGGGGCCGAACATCCGACGATGGGCGTCTCGACGTTCCCGTTCACGATGTTCGGCGGCCGCTGGGCCGAGCAGACTCTGGATATTGTCACCGGGATGCCCAGCAGGGGTGACACTGTCGTCGGCAACGATGTGTGGTTCGGTCACGGCGCGACCGTGCTACCCGGGGTGCGTATCGGTGACGGTGCGATTATCGCGGCCGGTGCGCTGGTCACCGCGGACGTTCCGCCCTACACCATCGTTGGCGGTAATCCGGCCACGCCGATCCGCCGTCGTTTCGACTCTGCCGACGTCGACCGCTTGCTGCATGCCGCCTGGTGGGATTGGCCGGTCGAGCTGGTCACCGAGCACGCCCGCACGATCATGGCCGGCGCCCCGGCAGACATCGAACGCATCGCCTCCGGTCATCGTGGGGCGAGCGGCCGATGACGACCGTCGAAGAAAATCCGGTAGCCGGCGCCGACGAGGGTCCGTACGCCATCGTCACAGGCCCCGATGGCGCACTGTGGTACACGCTGGTCCACAGCGGCCGGATCGGGCGACTAATTCCTGGCCGGCAGCCCACAATCCACCAACTCGACCCGGACTGCGGCCCGACGATCATCGCCGCCGGACCTGATGATGCGTTGTGGTTCACCGAAAACCGGGCCCACAGGATCGGCCGGATCACTACTGACGGCGCGGTGCGGGAGTTCGCGCTGCCCACTGCCGAGTGCGGGCCGTTCGGCATCGCCGCAGGACCCGACGGTGCCCTGTGGTTCACCCAGACCAATTCCGACAGGGTCGGCCGGATCACTCCGCAAGGCCAGGTGACCGAGTTCCCGCTCCCCACCCCGGGCATGTTTCCCGCCGCGATTACCGCCGGTGCCGATGGCGCACTGTGGTTCACCCTGAACGCCGGCAACGCGATCGGCCGCATATCCGTGGGCACGAACCCGGCCATCTCCCTGTACCCACTACCGACCGAGGCCGCGGCACCGGTCGGCGTCACCGCCGGACCGGACGGCGCAATATGGTTCGTCGAGATCGGCGCCGGTCAGATCGGCCGCATCGACACCGACGGTGTGATCACCGAATTCCCGCTGCCCGACCGAGCCGCCCGACCGCACGCCATCACAGCCGGTGACGACGGCACCCTCTGGTTCACCGAGTGGGGCGCCAACCGCATCGGCGCCATCACCATCGACGGCGTAATCACCACACACGAGCTGCCGACCGCCTGGTCAGAACCCCACGGCATCACCCAGGGCCCGGACGGCGCGATATGGGCAGCATTGGAAATCGGAACCCTCGCACGCCTCGCCGCCTAACGAAATTGAAAGGAAGACAAGGGATCTGGTCCGCAGACCCGGAACCACCGATGGACGATCAACAGCAAACCCACACTATCGACGCACATTTCGAGATCACCGAATTCGACGAGACCGTCTACGACGAACCCGCCGAGGGACCCAAGCTGACCCGGGTCCGCATCCACAAGCGCTACCACGGGGTGATCGACGGCGCCGGTGTCGTCGACGTGCTCACCGCACAAGGCCACGATGGCGCCGGATATGTCGCCAGCGAGCGCGTCGAGGGAACCTTGGACGGACGCCGCGGCACTTTCGTTATCCAGCACGGCGGCTTGGCCGAGGGCACCACCCAACGCACATTCGGCACTATCGTCCCAGGCTCGGGGACGGGTGAACTCACCGGCATCTCCGGCCGCGCCGAAGAGGCGCAACGAGAGATCCTCACACTCGAATACACTCTGTGAAGGTGTTCGGGCCACCCCCCAATGCGTTTCGATACCTCGGCGATGGGCAATAGTTGGTAGGCGCACGCCTCGCCGCTGCGCGCACTCGGTGCCGTTGATGAACCGCGCTCGCTGTTCGGTCGAATCAACCGGGTCAGAACAGCATCTCGGCCGGATCCGCCGGATCGGCGACCGGCCCATTCACCAAGTCCGCGAAGCGTGAACCAGCCCCGAACTGCCCTGCGCAGGATCCGGCGGATACAACACCGGATCCAGATCCGCGGCGCGCAAAGCCAGCACCTCGCCGATAAGCAGCTGCGCTTCGGCGATCAGCGCCGCCGCATTCACCGCCTCGGTCATGCCCGCATGATCCCACCGACCACCGACACCCCCGACCAGGAAAGACACCGCTAAGCGCGACTTTTCACGTCGCTGGACCCCATATGCCGAGCAGGCGCGCGAAGCGGGTGAACAGGTCGGCGATTTCGATACGGTCGGCGATCAGGGTATCCGTGGGCATGTCATTCCATTTCGTTGGCGACGCCAATATTGGCGACACCACAGACTTTCATTGGCTGCACCAACGATGTATGGTGGCTGTCGCGGAAGAGACGCCCGCACGCCTGACCGTGAAGCCGAGTTGGCTGCTCACCCAGTTGGCAGTGCACGCCCACCGGTTGGCGTCCGACGGCTTCGGCGAGGTGGGTGCGCGTGGGTATCACTACCGCATTCTGGCCGCGCTGGACGAGTTCGGGGTAGCCACCCAGGCCGAGCTCGGTCGCCGGTGCAGCATGGACCGCAGCGACGTGGTGGCGGCGATCAACGAACTGGCCGAGCAGGGTTGCGTCGAGCGGACGCCGGACCCGGACGACCGAAGACGCAACATGGTGACCCTCACCAAGGCCGGCGATCGGCAACTGCGACGCATAGACCGAGCGCTCGACAAGGTGCAGGACGACCTACTCGGACCGCTTTCGGCCGAGGACAGACAGAACTTGACCTGCCTGCTCGCTCGACTGCTCACACACCACCAGCGGGGATGAGGAGGGCCGGCCCGCGCGTCGGCAACGCGCCGCGACCGGAACTCGTCACCGAGCGATGATCAGTCGATCGTGTCGTCCGGATCGCTGGTCGCGCTACGGGCAGCTGGTCGTGAGCGGCCCACCCCGCAGTGCGGAATCGATCAGTTCCCGCACCGCGCCATCGACGGGTTCGTCGGCGTGGCCGACCTGTCGTCCGGGGCAGAACGACTGGATGCTCCGGTTGGTAGCGCCCGGCAGCGAGTTCGTCTCTCCCCCAGCACCTTCGGTGAACAGATGGTAGGCGGGCAGGCCGGGCGGCACTGCGGGGTCGGCGTTGAGTTCGGTGAGGAACTCCGATCCCGGAGCCAGGTCGCGACAGCCCTGAGACCATGTCGAGCACAGCCATCCGAGCGGTTCACCGAGTTCGGGCGTGCCGAAGTCGACATAGGTGCCTACCTGATCCGATCCGCCGAGGAACTTGGCGTAGTGCCGTTGGGCCAGACCACCCATGGAGTGGCCGGCCAGGTCGACGCGCACCGCGCCGGTCTCACGCCGGATCTCCGCGACCTTGTCGGCCACCGCCCGCGCCGACTCGACGATCGCCGCGGTTCCGGTCGGGTTGCCGAGCAGCACCATCGAATACGCGGGATACCCGCGCGCGCCGAGCCATGTCCGCAGGCTTTCCAGCTTCCCTTGATCGGCGTCGTACCCCCCGATCACCAACACCGGATTTCGACCGACTGCGGGGGCCGCGGCCGCATGACCTGCGACCGAACCGACTGCCGCGCACGCCATGACGACGGCCAAGCGAACAATCCGAGCAAGCATGAGCATCGACCTGCCTTCAGCGACGGTCCCCCGGTCCGGGTCAACCTTACCGACGTGCCACTGACCCGTACGATGCCACCTGGATCACACACATCGAGCCTCGAAGGGGCGTTACCGATGCCGCACGACCGGCTCCGCGCGAAATTCCTTGCCGTCGACACCACCGCACTCTGCGACGCCGACAAGGCAACGCGCGTGCTGCACAGCGCCATTCGATCCCGCTCCGCCACCACGAGAATCTTCGGGCCCGCATACACCGTCCGATGCCGAGACGACTTCTTCGCCGTTCTGCGCGCCATCGAATCCGCTGCGCCAGGCGATGTCATCGTCGTCGACGGCGGCGGCAAGGAGATCGCGCTGGCCGGTGAACTCTTCGCGCGCGGCGCCCTCGCAAGGAAGCTCGGCGGCATCATTATCGACGGCGGCTACCGCGACATCACCTACGTCCGCACCTGCGAGCTACCGATCTACAGCCGCTATGTGACCCCTATGGCAGGCACCACCGCAGCCCTGGGCGAACTGCAGATCCCGATCACCTGCGGCGGCGTCCCGGTGGCCCCCGGCGATCTGATCCTCGCCGACGACGAGGGCGTCGTCGTCGTGGATCCCGCCCGCGCCGAGGCCCTGCTGGACGCGGCGGCAGCCGTCAAAGCCGCCGAAGCGGCCGTCGTCGCACAGTTGAACACAGGATCGACCTTGAGTGATGGACTCAATGTCGCCGAACACACCGCGCTGTTGCTCGACGGTGAGCCGTCGTCACTGCGATTCCTGTCCTGATACCGGCGCGCTGTCGGGTCCGCAGCACTGTTGTCAGGCTCCCTGGTTCTGCGCGACGTAGTCGTCGATCTCGCCGAGGAACGCGTCCAAGCGGGCAGGAGTAATCCACGACGCCCGGAAGGAGTTCTTGGCCAGTGCGACCACTCGGTCGATGTCGAGAC includes these proteins:
- a CDS encoding CatB-related O-acetyltransferase; this encodes MTVHPLPAHDRVVFLRPLISSPKIVVGDYTYYDDPDGATGFEQRNVLYAYGPERLIIGRYCAIAAGTRFLMAGAEHPTMGVSTFPFTMFGGRWAEQTLDIVTGMPSRGDTVVGNDVWFGHGATVLPGVRIGDGAIIAAGALVTADVPPYTIVGGNPATPIRRRFDSADVDRLLHAAWWDWPVELVTEHARTIMAGAPADIERIASGHRGASGR
- a CDS encoding Vgb family protein — its product is MTTVEENPVAGADEGPYAIVTGPDGALWYTLVHSGRIGRLIPGRQPTIHQLDPDCGPTIIAAGPDDALWFTENRAHRIGRITTDGAVREFALPTAECGPFGIAAGPDGALWFTQTNSDRVGRITPQGQVTEFPLPTPGMFPAAITAGADGALWFTLNAGNAIGRISVGTNPAISLYPLPTEAAAPVGVTAGPDGAIWFVEIGAGQIGRIDTDGVITEFPLPDRAARPHAITAGDDGTLWFTEWGANRIGAITIDGVITTHELPTAWSEPHGITQGPDGAIWAALEIGTLARLAA
- a CDS encoding DUF3224 domain-containing protein, coding for MDDQQQTHTIDAHFEITEFDETVYDEPAEGPKLTRVRIHKRYHGVIDGAGVVDVLTAQGHDGAGYVASERVEGTLDGRRGTFVIQHGGLAEGTTQRTFGTIVPGSGTGELTGISGRAEEAQREILTLEYTL
- a CDS encoding MarR family winged helix-turn-helix transcriptional regulator, which gives rise to MVAVAEETPARLTVKPSWLLTQLAVHAHRLASDGFGEVGARGYHYRILAALDEFGVATQAELGRRCSMDRSDVVAAINELAEQGCVERTPDPDDRRRNMVTLTKAGDRQLRRIDRALDKVQDDLLGPLSAEDRQNLTCLLARLLTHHQRG
- a CDS encoding esterase/lipase family protein; protein product: MLMLARIVRLAVVMACAAVGSVAGHAAAAPAVGRNPVLVIGGYDADQGKLESLRTWLGARGYPAYSMVLLGNPTGTAAIVESARAVADKVAEIRRETGAVRVDLAGHSMGGLAQRHYAKFLGGSDQVGTYVDFGTPELGEPLGWLCSTWSQGCRDLAPGSEFLTELNADPAVPPGLPAYHLFTEGAGGETNSLPGATNRSIQSFCPGRQVGHADEPVDGAVRELIDSALRGGPLTTSCP
- a CDS encoding RraA family protein; protein product: MPHDRLRAKFLAVDTTALCDADKATRVLHSAIRSRSATTRIFGPAYTVRCRDDFFAVLRAIESAAPGDVIVVDGGGKEIALAGELFARGALARKLGGIIIDGGYRDITYVRTCELPIYSRYVTPMAGTTAALGELQIPITCGGVPVAPGDLILADDEGVVVVDPARAEALLDAAAAVKAAEAAVVAQLNTGSTLSDGLNVAEHTALLLDGEPSSLRFLS